From a single Rutidosis leptorrhynchoides isolate AG116_Rl617_1_P2 chromosome 5, CSIRO_AGI_Rlap_v1, whole genome shotgun sequence genomic region:
- the LOC139846521 gene encoding farnesyl pyrophosphate synthase, whose translation MSIDLKSRFLQVYNTLKSDLINDPAFEFDDDSRQWVEKMLDYNVPGGKLNRGLSVVDSYQLLKGAELTEDEIFLSSALGWCVEWLQAYFLVLDDIMDESHTRRGQPCWFRLPKVGMIAANDGIILRNHVPRILKKHFKGKPYYVDLVDLFNEVEFQTASGQMIDLITTLVGEKDLSKYSLSIHRRIVQYKTAYYSFYLPVACALLMFGEDLDNHVQVKDVLVEMGTYFQVQDDYLDCFGAPEVIGKIGTDIEDFKCSWLVVKALELASEEQKKVLHENYGKKDPASVAKVKELYNTLNLQGVFEDYETTSYEKLITSIESHPSKAVQAVLKSFLGKIYKRQK comes from the exons ATGAGTATCGATCTCAAATCCAGATTCCTTCAAGTTTACAATACTCTTAAATCTGACCTAATTAACGATCCTGCTTTCGAGTTCGATGACGATTCGCGCCAGTGGGTTGAAAAG ATGCTTGACTACAATGTCCCTGGAG GAAAGCTGAATCGGGGTCTGTCTGTTGTTGACAGTTACCAGTTACTTAAAGGAGCAGAATTGACCGAGGACGAGATTTTTCTTTCATCTGCGCTCGGGTGGTGCGTCGAATGG CTTCAAGCATACTTTCTTGTGCTTGATGATATTATGGATGAGTCTCATACACGCAGAGGTCAACCCTGTTGGTTCAGATTACCCAAG GTTGGTATGATTGCTGCAAATGATGGAATAATTCTTCGTAACCATGTCCCAAGAATTCTCAAGAAGCATTTCAAAGGAAAGCCATATTATGTTGATTTGGTAGATCTGTTCAACGAG GTTGAATTCCAAACAGCCTCTGGACAAATGATTGATTTGATCACCACACTTGTTGGAGAGAAGGATCTGTCAAAGTATTCGTTGTCTAT TCATCGCAGGATTGTGCAGTATAAAACTGCTTACTACTCATTTTACCTTCCA GTTGCGTGTGCACTCCTTATGTTTGGAGAGGACCTTGACAATCATGTTCAAGTGAAGGATGTACTTGTAGAAATGGGCACCTATTTTCAAGTGCAG GATGATTATCTAGATTGTTTTGGTGCTCCTGAGGTGATTGGCAAG ATTGGAACTGACATTGAAGACTTTAAGTGCTCATGGTTAGTTGTAAAAGCGTTGGAACTTGCTAGTGAGGAACAAAAGAAAGTCTTACAT GAGAACTATGGCAAAAAAGATCCTGCTTCAGTTGCAAAAGTGAAGGAATTATACAACACACTCAATCTTCAG GGTGTATTTGAAGATTACGAGACCACGAGCTACGAGAAACTGATAACGTCCATTGAAAGTCACCCTAGCAAAGCGGTACAAGCAGTTTTGAAATCTTTCTTAGGAAAGATCTACAAGAGGCAAAAGTAG